From one Catenulispora sp. GP43 genomic stretch:
- a CDS encoding HEAT repeat domain-containing protein, whose protein sequence is MLDGLARIDWSSLGVGDGAAEVPGLLAAMASPDTGERERALRRFYSRVHHQGDVYRCTVAAMPFLAELADDRGNPSRADFVGLLAGICESCVDFADDELRYAPSGDLIDFSELMPVVRGFAKDFERWARDADEAVRCAAIPALAQFPDDPARVADLLRARAPRETGTPTRLLVLSTAGTLALRFPEVVGPVVSWLARLAGDGTRDPVIRLAALAQQARCAPGAAGPELVSAAIGMLAAERLDHPARASTPTTAILGTLHEVLGDRLAERTSLLTEQLRSPDPDARLDAIRMARTLIAGWRGDHSALIIAVAGELAAENAQVAREAAAVLQTCFRIAEPARELVADCVTEAGPDTWSAPDEMRREAHQTAVQVLARLGDVRALPSLLAGLDSDVDAWRAVAVAGSLPQSRAELLPRLIERVDKLDLAGIDPFVDMKSSALITAVGRFADPASAESLVRVLDAAIRRELWSTAASVAEALAELGPAAVAALPLLRTAVAGPDRKARSAALAALWAIGGEVQEVLPLLVGHLAGPSVYFLDVVAEILGQIGADATEAVPYLKKLAGAQDEWNQWSRVEAADALWRIAGEPATQLVLDALLSAWRENQATSNAVTATLERMGAAAAPALPDLEAELAKARRGGRFDRVDTDEDLQETCRRLILRLSRLNQI, encoded by the coding sequence ATGCTTGATGGTCTTGCGCGGATCGACTGGTCGTCCCTGGGCGTCGGTGACGGCGCGGCTGAGGTGCCGGGCCTGCTGGCAGCGATGGCCTCACCGGACACGGGGGAACGTGAGCGCGCCCTCCGCCGGTTCTACAGCAGGGTGCATCACCAGGGGGACGTTTATCGGTGCACCGTGGCCGCGATGCCGTTTCTGGCCGAGCTGGCGGACGATCGTGGAAATCCGAGCAGGGCCGACTTCGTGGGCTTGCTCGCGGGCATCTGCGAGTCCTGCGTGGACTTCGCGGATGACGAGCTGAGGTATGCGCCCAGCGGCGATCTCATTGATTTCTCCGAGCTGATGCCGGTCGTCCGCGGCTTCGCGAAGGACTTCGAGCGTTGGGCCAGGGACGCCGACGAGGCGGTACGGTGCGCTGCGATTCCGGCGCTCGCGCAGTTTCCCGACGATCCCGCGCGAGTCGCGGATCTCTTGCGGGCGCGTGCTCCCAGGGAGACGGGTACTCCTACCCGGTTGCTGGTCCTGAGCACGGCCGGCACGCTGGCGCTCCGGTTTCCGGAAGTCGTCGGGCCCGTGGTGTCGTGGCTCGCCAGGTTGGCCGGCGACGGCACCAGGGATCCGGTGATCCGGCTGGCCGCCCTGGCACAACAGGCGCGGTGTGCGCCCGGAGCAGCGGGGCCCGAGCTGGTTTCGGCAGCGATCGGGATGCTGGCTGCCGAACGGCTTGATCATCCAGCCCGAGCCTCCACGCCCACCACCGCCATCCTCGGCACGCTTCACGAGGTGCTCGGTGACCGGCTGGCAGAGCGAACCTCGCTGCTGACGGAGCAACTGCGCTCGCCCGATCCCGACGCCCGCCTCGACGCGATTCGCATGGCCAGGACGCTGATCGCTGGCTGGCGCGGGGATCACAGTGCTCTGATTATCGCCGTGGCGGGCGAGCTCGCGGCAGAGAACGCGCAAGTCGCCCGGGAAGCCGCAGCCGTTCTTCAGACCTGCTTCCGGATTGCCGAACCGGCACGTGAATTGGTGGCCGACTGCGTGACGGAGGCCGGGCCGGACACGTGGTCGGCCCCCGATGAGATGCGGCGCGAGGCCCACCAGACGGCGGTCCAAGTGTTGGCCCGGTTGGGCGACGTTCGGGCGTTGCCCAGTCTGCTGGCGGGTCTCGATTCGGATGTGGACGCATGGAGGGCTGTCGCCGTCGCGGGATCGCTACCGCAAAGCCGTGCCGAGCTCTTGCCGAGACTGATCGAGCGCGTGGACAAGCTTGACCTAGCCGGCATCGATCCGTTTGTGGATATGAAGTCGTCGGCTTTGATCACGGCAGTCGGCCGGTTTGCTGATCCCGCGTCAGCCGAGTCGCTGGTCCGCGTTCTCGATGCCGCGATCCGGCGCGAGCTCTGGAGTACGGCAGCCTCCGTCGCCGAGGCGCTCGCCGAGCTCGGGCCGGCAGCCGTGGCCGCCTTGCCTTTGTTGCGCACGGCGGTGGCCGGCCCGGACCGCAAAGCCCGCTCCGCGGCACTGGCCGCGTTGTGGGCGATCGGCGGTGAGGTCCAGGAGGTGTTGCCGTTGTTGGTGGGCCACCTGGCCGGGCCGTCGGTCTACTTCCTCGACGTCGTCGCCGAGATCCTGGGTCAGATTGGCGCCGACGCCACGGAAGCCGTGCCGTATCTGAAGAAGTTGGCCGGTGCACAGGACGAGTGGAACCAGTGGAGCCGTGTCGAGGCCGCCGACGCGCTGTGGCGGATCGCCGGTGAGCCGGCGACGCAGCTGGTGCTGGACGCGCTGCTGTCGGCGTGGCGAGAGAATCAGGCCACGAGTAACGCCGTCACAGCGACGCTGGAGCGGATGGGGGCCGCCGCGGCACCGGCGCTGCCGGATCTGGAAGCGGAGCTGGCCAAGGCCCGCCGAGGCGGCCGGTTCGACCGCGTCGACACCGACGAGGACCTGCAGGAGACCTGCCGCCGCCTGATCCTTCGCCTGAGCCGCCTCAACCAGATCTGA
- a CDS encoding phosphopantetheine-binding protein, producing the protein MTSLDEIEIPLPFQELLRPHLPYAGAGPLAAGADLAALGLDSMAVVQLLSDVEAEFGVELPDEILDEATFATVGSLWAAVSALVGSGADAA; encoded by the coding sequence TTGACGTCCCTTGATGAGATCGAGATCCCGCTCCCGTTCCAGGAGCTGCTGCGGCCCCACCTGCCCTACGCCGGGGCCGGTCCGCTGGCCGCCGGCGCGGACCTGGCCGCGCTCGGCCTGGACTCGATGGCCGTGGTGCAGCTGCTGTCCGACGTCGAGGCCGAGTTCGGGGTGGAGCTCCCCGACGAGATCCTGGACGAGGCCACGTTCGCCACCGTCGGCTCCCTGTGGGCGGCCGTCAGCGCGCTGGTCGGTAGCGGTGCTGACGCGGCTTGA
- a CDS encoding alpha/beta hydrolase produces MSEYVPAAPVPAPVLESAAADFAAATANPPYLFDLGPVEGRKAVDEVQSGEIAKPAVDEEWITVPGGPTGEVRARIVKPAGSTGTLPVIVYIHGAGWVFGNAHTHDRLVRELAVGARAAVVFPEYDLSPEARYPVAIEQNFAVARWVVTDGAAKGLDASRIAVAGDSVGGNMAAALTLMAKERGGIPLVQQVLFYPVTDASFDTASYHQFAEGYFLRRDAMQWFWDQYTTDPAQRAEITASPLRASVEQLADLPPALVITGEADVLRDEGEAYANKLRQAGVPVTAVRYQGVIHDFVMLNALRETHAAEGAITQAVAVLRTALGTN; encoded by the coding sequence ATGTCCGAGTACGTGCCCGCCGCCCCCGTCCCCGCTCCCGTCCTGGAGTCGGCCGCCGCCGACTTCGCCGCCGCCACCGCGAACCCGCCGTACCTGTTCGACCTGGGGCCGGTCGAGGGCCGCAAGGCCGTCGACGAGGTGCAGTCCGGCGAGATCGCCAAGCCGGCCGTCGACGAGGAGTGGATCACCGTCCCCGGCGGGCCGACCGGCGAGGTGCGGGCCCGGATCGTCAAGCCCGCCGGGAGCACCGGCACGCTGCCGGTAATCGTCTACATCCACGGCGCGGGCTGGGTCTTCGGCAACGCCCACACCCACGACCGCCTGGTACGCGAACTGGCCGTCGGGGCGCGGGCCGCGGTTGTCTTCCCCGAGTACGACCTGTCGCCGGAGGCACGCTACCCGGTCGCGATCGAGCAGAACTTCGCCGTCGCACGCTGGGTCGTCACCGACGGCGCCGCCAAGGGCCTGGACGCCTCGCGCATAGCGGTGGCCGGCGACAGCGTCGGGGGCAACATGGCCGCGGCGCTGACCCTGATGGCGAAGGAGCGCGGCGGAATCCCGCTGGTGCAGCAGGTGCTGTTCTACCCGGTGACCGACGCGAGCTTCGACACCGCCTCCTACCACCAGTTCGCCGAGGGCTACTTCCTGCGCCGCGACGCGATGCAGTGGTTCTGGGACCAGTACACGACCGACCCGGCCCAGCGCGCCGAGATCACCGCCTCACCGCTGCGCGCGAGCGTCGAGCAGCTGGCGGACCTGCCGCCGGCGCTGGTCATCACCGGCGAGGCCGACGTCCTGCGCGACGAGGGCGAGGCGTACGCGAACAAGCTGCGGCAGGCCGGAGTCCCGGTGACCGCCGTGCGCTACCAGGGCGTCATCCACGACTTCGTCATGCTCAACGCCCTGCGCGAGACGCACGCCGCCGAGGGCGCGATCACCCAGGCGGTCGCGGTGCTGCGGACGGCGCTCGGGACGAACTGA
- a CDS encoding DUF4241 domain-containing protein, with translation MTTSRIVIAYCESWDPVKRQADCRIPAATARARYAAGEPFAAVMSFAGVPQAYLRVDSGRGWLDTAFFDEAGRRVVEIGYRDFGDHLHLSTFRFWAHASADEPEFQAGTVVTFAVQPGGRAKVSVDYGGLLQTWTTVPPASRRVPRPEFGAWPVDSTFINIGEPAEFVEADDPDPASGSGVSTFPWQAPRPLSPNHPEALFTAGARFHHPRQGALEILEPEKAGLLHMPSGQVIVTDPGTFHRAVPFTIEVPPGDYPVLVAAMRWVEAPWGETPAALLRISEKPTATWELGLQPGQDERELGPDEFFGFGVDSGTGSFLDAAGAEALQRIFSERIKTDGPSALMDSPVVDPTTGANLIMFMSGYGDGSYPVWIGRDQDGGVTCLVADMCVVGPAELLTPGADETRHVPGRAVLTPETDAPPVPEHFDSGPIQDFFFAETRKLLAQRR, from the coding sequence ATGACCACATCGCGCATCGTCATCGCTTACTGCGAAAGCTGGGATCCGGTGAAGCGGCAAGCCGATTGCCGCATCCCCGCCGCGACCGCGCGCGCCAGGTACGCGGCCGGCGAGCCCTTCGCGGCGGTGATGTCCTTTGCCGGCGTTCCGCAGGCGTACCTCCGGGTCGACAGTGGGCGGGGGTGGCTCGACACCGCCTTCTTCGACGAGGCTGGGCGGCGGGTTGTCGAGATCGGGTATCGCGACTTCGGCGATCATCTGCATCTCAGCACCTTCCGCTTCTGGGCCCATGCGTCGGCCGACGAGCCGGAGTTCCAGGCCGGGACCGTCGTCACGTTCGCTGTCCAGCCAGGCGGCCGGGCGAAGGTCTCGGTCGATTACGGCGGCCTCTTGCAGACCTGGACCACCGTTCCTCCGGCCAGTCGGCGCGTACCGCGTCCGGAGTTCGGTGCCTGGCCGGTCGACAGCACGTTCATCAACATCGGCGAGCCGGCGGAGTTCGTCGAGGCCGACGATCCCGATCCCGCCTCCGGATCCGGTGTCTCGACCTTCCCCTGGCAAGCGCCGAGGCCGCTGTCGCCGAACCATCCGGAAGCGTTGTTCACTGCGGGTGCCCGGTTCCACCACCCGCGCCAGGGCGCCCTCGAGATCCTGGAACCGGAGAAGGCCGGGCTGCTCCACATGCCGAGCGGCCAAGTCATCGTCACTGATCCCGGCACGTTCCACCGCGCCGTCCCGTTCACCATCGAAGTGCCGCCGGGCGACTATCCCGTTCTCGTCGCCGCGATGCGCTGGGTGGAGGCGCCCTGGGGCGAAACGCCGGCCGCGCTGCTGCGGATCAGCGAGAAGCCCACCGCGACGTGGGAGCTGGGCCTTCAGCCGGGGCAGGACGAACGGGAGCTCGGCCCCGACGAGTTCTTCGGCTTCGGCGTCGACAGCGGCACCGGGTCCTTCCTCGACGCGGCCGGTGCCGAGGCACTTCAGCGGATCTTCTCGGAGCGGATCAAGACGGACGGCCCGTCCGCCCTGATGGACTCGCCGGTCGTGGATCCCACGACGGGCGCCAACCTGATCATGTTCATGAGCGGATACGGCGACGGCTCGTACCCCGTGTGGATCGGCCGCGACCAGGACGGCGGCGTGACGTGCCTCGTCGCCGACATGTGTGTGGTGGGACCGGCGGAACTCCTTACGCCAGGGGCCGACGAGACACGCCACGTCCCGGGCCGCGCGGTGCTGACCCCCGAGACCGACGCGCCGCCGGTGCCGGAGCACTTCGATTCCGGCCCGATCCAGGACTTCTTCTTCGCCGAGACGCGCAAGCTCCTCGCGCAAAGGCGGTAA
- a CDS encoding acyl-CoA ligase (AMP-forming), exosortase A system-associated, whose protein sequence is MLTRLDDLVRRGAPERPAVTFKDGTLTYGRLAEQVGAAAAGLRALGLERGDRVVVYLEKRLETVVALFAASAAGLVVVPVNPLLKAGQVAFIAADCTARAVLTSPERLQTVREELPDSVAHVVVVGTRAGTDDHGAAAPVTAWTELCQMAEPEDQNPVMVVDSDIAAILYTSGSTGTPKGVVLSHRNLLAGAESVAGYLGHTADDVILSVLPLSFDAGLSQVTTALHAGAHVVLVNFLLAREVPKLCARHRVTALTCVPPLWMQLAEADWPAESAAHLRYFANTGGHLPRATLDRLRELFPKADPFLMYGLTEAFRSTYLDPAEVDRRPDSIGKAIPNAEVLVVRPDGTPCAAGEEGEIVHRGALVALGYWNDPERTAERYRPLPRAGGAARDETVVWSGDRAVRDEEGFLYFRGRADEMIKTSGYRVSPTEVEEAAHATGLVAEAAAFGVPDEALGQHIVLIAAPVPGTGTDPAPLLAALRGRIPTYMLPRRIEFLDRLPRSANGKFDRPLIRERISQVESDDEMGLT, encoded by the coding sequence GTGCTGACGCGGCTTGACGACCTGGTGCGCCGCGGTGCCCCCGAGCGCCCCGCCGTCACCTTCAAGGACGGCACCCTGACCTACGGCCGGCTGGCCGAGCAGGTCGGGGCGGCCGCCGCGGGTCTGCGCGCGCTCGGCCTGGAGCGCGGCGACCGGGTCGTGGTCTATCTGGAGAAGCGGCTGGAGACGGTGGTGGCGCTGTTCGCGGCCTCCGCCGCCGGGCTGGTCGTGGTGCCGGTCAACCCGCTGCTGAAGGCCGGGCAGGTCGCCTTCATCGCCGCGGACTGTACTGCGCGGGCGGTGCTGACCAGCCCCGAGCGGTTGCAGACCGTCCGCGAAGAACTGCCCGACAGCGTCGCGCACGTCGTCGTGGTCGGCACCCGGGCCGGGACCGACGACCACGGCGCCGCGGCCCCGGTGACCGCCTGGACCGAGCTGTGCCAGATGGCAGAGCCCGAGGATCAGAACCCTGTCATGGTCGTCGACTCCGACATCGCCGCGATCCTCTACACCTCCGGCAGCACCGGCACGCCGAAGGGCGTGGTGCTCTCGCACCGCAACCTGCTCGCCGGCGCCGAGAGCGTGGCCGGCTACCTCGGCCACACCGCCGACGACGTGATCCTGTCGGTCCTGCCGCTCAGCTTCGACGCCGGCCTGAGCCAGGTGACCACCGCGCTGCACGCCGGCGCGCACGTCGTCCTGGTCAACTTCCTGTTGGCCCGCGAAGTGCCGAAGCTGTGCGCCAGGCACCGTGTCACGGCGCTGACCTGCGTACCCCCGCTGTGGATGCAGCTCGCCGAGGCCGACTGGCCCGCCGAGTCCGCGGCCCATCTGCGCTACTTCGCCAACACCGGCGGCCACCTGCCGCGCGCCACGCTCGACCGGCTGCGCGAGCTCTTCCCCAAAGCCGACCCGTTCCTGATGTACGGGCTCACCGAGGCCTTCCGCTCCACCTACCTCGACCCGGCCGAGGTCGACCGGCGCCCGGACTCGATCGGCAAGGCGATCCCGAACGCCGAGGTGCTGGTGGTCCGCCCCGACGGCACGCCCTGCGCGGCCGGCGAGGAGGGCGAGATCGTGCACCGCGGCGCGCTGGTGGCCCTGGGCTACTGGAACGACCCCGAGCGGACCGCCGAACGCTACCGGCCGCTGCCGCGCGCCGGCGGTGCGGCGCGTGACGAGACCGTGGTCTGGTCCGGGGACCGCGCGGTGCGCGACGAGGAAGGGTTCCTCTACTTCCGCGGCCGCGCCGACGAGATGATCAAGACCTCGGGCTACCGGGTCAGCCCGACCGAGGTGGAGGAGGCGGCGCACGCCACCGGGCTGGTCGCCGAGGCGGCCGCCTTCGGGGTGCCGGACGAGGCGCTGGGCCAGCACATCGTGCTGATCGCGGCGCCGGTTCCGGGCACCGGTACAGACCCGGCCCCGCTGCTGGCCGCGCTGCGCGGCCGCATCCCGACCTACATGCTGCCGCGGCGGATCGAGTTCCTGGACCGGCTTCCGCGCTCCGCCAACGGCAAGTTCGACCGCCCCCTGATCCGGGAGCGGATATCGCAAGTGGAATCCGATGACGAGATGGGACTGACATGA
- a CDS encoding 3-hydroxyacyl-CoA dehydrogenase family protein, whose translation MTLVGVVGAGVMGVGVAQNLAQTGHDVILVDKDEETLREALTLIERNCRMSRLMGGPEVDAAEVLARITTGVGAKQVAGAEIVIENVTENWDIKRAVHEEMDAACGPETVFVVNTSAIPITKMAAVTNRPDRVVGVHFMNPVPAKPAVELIPGFHTSPETVQRTRDLLTAMGKKAVQVKDSCGFVSNRVLMLTVNEAAYLVHEGVASAADVDEVFRSCFGHPMGPLETADLIGVDTILYSVEVLYEHYADSKYRPCPLLKQMTDAGLHGRKSGRGFHDYDPSGRLVAAGSAH comes from the coding sequence ATGACTCTGGTGGGTGTCGTCGGCGCCGGCGTGATGGGCGTCGGGGTCGCGCAGAACCTGGCGCAGACCGGGCACGACGTGATCCTCGTCGACAAGGACGAGGAGACGTTGCGCGAGGCTCTGACCCTGATCGAGCGCAACTGCCGCATGAGCCGGCTGATGGGCGGCCCGGAGGTGGACGCGGCCGAGGTGCTGGCCCGCATCACCACCGGGGTCGGCGCCAAGCAGGTGGCCGGCGCGGAGATCGTGATCGAGAACGTGACCGAGAACTGGGACATCAAGCGCGCGGTCCATGAGGAGATGGACGCCGCCTGCGGCCCGGAGACGGTGTTCGTGGTCAATACCTCCGCGATCCCGATCACCAAGATGGCCGCGGTGACCAACCGCCCCGACCGCGTGGTCGGCGTGCACTTCATGAACCCGGTCCCGGCCAAGCCGGCGGTCGAGCTCATCCCGGGCTTCCACACCAGCCCCGAGACCGTGCAGCGCACCCGCGACCTGCTGACCGCCATGGGCAAGAAAGCCGTGCAGGTGAAGGACTCCTGCGGGTTCGTCTCCAACCGGGTGCTGATGCTCACCGTGAACGAGGCCGCCTATCTGGTCCACGAGGGCGTGGCCAGCGCCGCCGACGTGGACGAGGTGTTCCGCAGCTGCTTCGGCCACCCGATGGGCCCGCTGGAGACCGCCGACCTGATCGGCGTCGACACCATCCTGTACAGCGTCGAGGTGCTCTACGAGCACTACGCGGACAGCAAGTACCGGCCCTGCCCGCTGCTGAAGCAGATGACCGACGCCGGCCTGCACGGCCGCAAGTCCGGCCGCGGCTTCCACGACTACGACCCCTCCGGCCGGCTGGTCGCCGCCGGTTCCGCGCACTGA
- a CDS encoding TetR/AcrR family transcriptional regulator: MAGQPDGRRTDTRVRIHEVALEVFTEHGYERATMREIADRLGVTRPALYYHYRSKEDILASVHDELATSVDELLEWAGGQPAARATRRELLRRLHALMSGPWHAFSRFAQANEAAMRDLSATAGFAYRMDQVGALLSPADSVEGRLKGRLALTALFMATARGGQLGGTDAERMAAALDAANSLVK, from the coding sequence ATGGCAGGGCAACCCGACGGCCGGCGCACCGACACCCGCGTCCGCATCCACGAGGTGGCGCTCGAGGTCTTCACCGAGCACGGATACGAGCGCGCCACGATGCGGGAGATCGCCGACCGCCTCGGCGTGACCCGGCCCGCGCTCTACTACCACTACCGCAGCAAGGAGGACATCCTGGCGAGCGTCCACGACGAGCTCGCCACCTCCGTCGACGAGCTGCTGGAGTGGGCCGGCGGGCAGCCGGCGGCCCGCGCCACCCGCCGCGAGCTCCTGCGGCGGCTGCACGCGCTGATGTCAGGACCCTGGCACGCGTTCAGCCGCTTCGCGCAGGCGAACGAGGCCGCCATGCGCGACCTGTCCGCCACGGCCGGCTTCGCGTACCGCATGGACCAGGTCGGCGCACTGCTCAGCCCGGCCGATTCGGTCGAGGGCCGGCTCAAGGGCCGCCTGGCGCTCACCGCGCTGTTCATGGCGACCGCCCGCGGCGGTCAGCTCGGCGGGACGGACGCCGAGCGCATGGCGGCCGCGCTGGACGCTGCGAACTCGCTCGTGAAATAG
- a CDS encoding MarR family winged helix-turn-helix transcriptional regulator produces the protein MDTARSVNGAPAPDADYSMLLDDQLCFALYAASRAVTQRYRPLLDDLGLTYPQYLVMLVLWEHGTVPIKDIGGALHLDYGTLTPLIKRLETNGLVRRDRAADDERTVRVSLTAEGEELRTRAADVPAAIGAAMGLTPRQFDDAKRLLRLLADNVSGASGASGASA, from the coding sequence ATGGATACCGCACGATCCGTGAACGGCGCCCCCGCCCCGGACGCGGACTACTCGATGCTGCTGGACGACCAGCTCTGCTTCGCCCTGTACGCGGCCTCGCGCGCCGTGACCCAGCGCTACCGCCCGCTGCTCGACGACCTGGGGCTGACCTACCCGCAGTACCTGGTGATGCTCGTGCTCTGGGAGCACGGCACCGTCCCCATCAAGGACATCGGCGGCGCGCTCCACCTGGACTACGGGACTCTGACCCCGCTGATCAAGCGTCTGGAGACCAACGGCCTGGTCCGCCGCGACCGCGCCGCCGACGACGAGCGCACGGTCCGCGTGAGCCTCACCGCCGAGGGCGAGGAGCTGCGCACCCGCGCCGCCGATGTACCGGCCGCGATCGGCGCCGCGATGGGGCTGACGCCGCGCCAGTTCGACGACGCCAAGCGCCTGCTCCGCCTGCTGGCGGATAACGTGTCGGGGGCGTCGGGGGCGTCGGGGGCGTCGGCCTGA
- a CDS encoding DoxX family protein has product MRNLKSVPDYGTSLFRIVVGFLMACHGASSLFSWPMKAMGGHTVSPTVWPGGVAALLQFVFGVLVMVGVGTRVSGIVLSGTMAYAYFSVHQEKALLPIANGGEPAALFSWAFLMIAIVGAGPLSVDAVVAKLRGASSAAVVSEPEGAPAAVAA; this is encoded by the coding sequence ATGCGCAACCTGAAGTCCGTGCCGGATTACGGCACCTCGCTCTTTCGGATCGTCGTGGGCTTCCTCATGGCCTGCCACGGTGCCAGCAGCCTGTTCTCCTGGCCGATGAAGGCCATGGGCGGTCACACGGTGTCGCCGACGGTGTGGCCCGGCGGGGTCGCAGCGTTGCTGCAGTTCGTATTCGGGGTGCTGGTGATGGTCGGCGTGGGGACCCGGGTCTCCGGGATCGTCCTGTCCGGGACGATGGCGTACGCGTACTTCTCCGTGCACCAGGAGAAGGCGCTGCTGCCGATCGCCAACGGCGGGGAGCCCGCCGCGCTGTTCTCCTGGGCCTTCCTGATGATCGCGATCGTCGGGGCCGGTCCGCTGTCCGTGGACGCCGTCGTGGCCAAGCTGCGCGGCGCCTCCTCGGCGGCGGTCGTGTCCGAGCCGGAGGGAGCTCCCGCCGCCGTCGCGGCGTGA
- a CDS encoding oxidoreductase has protein sequence MRDRTLLITGASSGLGRAAARRALACGHTVVGTVRTSAAAEEFEALAPGRSYARILDAARFDDARGVVADAERTVGPIDVLIAAAGYGHEGTVEESTLQEWRRQFDVNVFGAVAVIQAVLPGMRARRAGHVITVTSVGGLIAGPTLGVYNGSKFALEGITRALAAEVAGLGIRVTAVEPGAFRTDWSGRSMRRATRSIDDYDDLVGPISAARAGFTGRQPGDPDKAADALLRLIELDDPPTHLLLGSDAHRAVTGALAAFGAEVEKWRELTLSTDFAGS, from the coding sequence ATGCGGGACCGCACTCTGTTGATCACCGGCGCGAGCAGCGGCCTGGGCCGGGCGGCCGCGCGCCGCGCTCTGGCTTGCGGGCACACGGTCGTCGGGACGGTCCGCACCTCGGCGGCGGCGGAGGAGTTCGAGGCGCTGGCGCCTGGCCGCTCGTACGCGCGCATCCTGGACGCCGCACGCTTCGACGACGCCCGCGGGGTCGTCGCCGACGCCGAGCGGACCGTGGGCCCGATCGATGTCCTGATAGCCGCCGCCGGCTACGGCCACGAGGGAACCGTCGAGGAATCGACCCTCCAGGAGTGGCGCCGGCAGTTCGACGTCAACGTCTTCGGCGCCGTCGCGGTCATCCAGGCCGTCCTGCCCGGCATGCGGGCCCGGCGCGCGGGACACGTCATCACCGTCACCTCGGTCGGCGGCCTCATCGCGGGCCCCACGCTCGGGGTCTACAACGGCAGCAAGTTCGCACTGGAGGGGATCACGCGCGCCCTGGCCGCCGAGGTGGCGGGGCTCGGAATCCGGGTGACCGCCGTCGAACCGGGCGCGTTCCGCACCGACTGGTCGGGCCGCTCCATGCGGCGCGCGACGCGGAGCATCGACGACTACGACGACCTCGTCGGGCCGATCAGCGCGGCGCGGGCCGGGTTCACCGGGCGGCAGCCCGGCGATCCCGACAAGGCCGCCGACGCGCTCCTGCGCTTGATCGAGCTCGACGATCCGCCGACGCACTTGCTGCTCGGCTCGGACGCCCATCGGGCCGTGACCGGCGCGTTGGCCGCGTTCGGCGCCGAGGTCGAGAAGTGGCGGGAGCTGACGCTCAGCACGGACTTCGCGGGAAGCTGA
- a CDS encoding thioesterase family protein codes for MNIGSYYEPAGENRYKPTTHAGGAWDPDEQHFSPLGGLVVHAIDRFAAGRPRPDRDLLLSRVSFDILGRLALDECEIRVETLRPGRTIELVEAVVLIRDRAVVRARAWLLGAGDTAAVAGGGGDRLTPPEELASWPITDVWPGGYIASVDIRPVAPPQPGRTAAWVGTDLDLVAGQSSSRLASFVALVDTANGIAVRESPAEWMFPNVDLTVHLHRQPVAGRWTGLDTTVAFGPTGQGVTSTVLHDAAGPVGYAEQILTVRPLT; via the coding sequence ATGAACATCGGCAGCTACTACGAACCGGCCGGAGAGAACCGCTACAAGCCCACCACGCACGCGGGTGGCGCGTGGGATCCCGATGAGCAGCATTTCAGTCCCCTCGGCGGACTCGTCGTGCACGCCATCGACCGCTTCGCGGCCGGGCGGCCGCGGCCGGATCGCGATCTGCTCCTGTCCCGCGTCAGCTTCGACATCCTGGGACGCCTCGCGCTTGACGAGTGTGAGATCCGGGTGGAGACGCTGCGGCCGGGACGGACGATCGAGTTGGTCGAGGCGGTCGTGCTCATCAGGGATCGGGCGGTGGTGCGGGCCCGGGCCTGGTTGCTGGGCGCCGGCGACACCGCGGCGGTGGCCGGGGGCGGGGGCGACAGGCTCACGCCGCCGGAGGAGCTCGCTTCCTGGCCGATAACCGATGTGTGGCCCGGCGGCTACATCGCCTCCGTGGACATCCGTCCGGTCGCGCCTCCACAGCCGGGCCGGACAGCCGCGTGGGTCGGCACCGACCTCGATCTGGTCGCCGGACAGAGCAGCAGTCGGCTGGCATCCTTCGTCGCGCTCGTCGACACCGCCAACGGCATCGCCGTTCGGGAGTCGCCGGCCGAGTGGATGTTCCCGAACGTCGATCTGACCGTTCATCTGCACCGGCAGCCCGTCGCGGGGCGGTGGACCGGGCTGGACACGACCGTGGCGTTCGGTCCGACCGGTCAGGGCGTGACGTCGACCGTGCTGCACGACGCGGCCGGGCCGGTCGGGTACGCCGAGCAGATCCTCACCGTGCGGCCCCTGACGTAG